A window from Pseudobutyrivibrio ruminis HUN009 encodes these proteins:
- the sdaAB gene encoding L-serine ammonia-lyase, iron-sulfur-dependent subunit beta, whose product MNLFDIIGPVMVGPSSSHTAGAAKIGNVCNKLMAEKIESAEIFLHGSFAETGKGHGTDKAIVGGLLGMACDDERLPESFDVAQEMGFKFTIQAADLGDVHPNTAKVIMHGVSGHSLEVVASSIGGGRIQVVMLDGVKANFSGESPTLIVHNVDKPGYITEVTRLLGIEHINIATMQLYRKKRGGEAVMVIECDECVPDSTIKELEKLEGIMKVSYYCPE is encoded by the coding sequence ATGAATCTATTTGATATTATTGGACCGGTTATGGTAGGTCCTTCCAGCTCTCATACAGCAGGAGCAGCCAAAATTGGAAATGTTTGTAATAAACTAATGGCAGAAAAAATCGAAAGTGCAGAGATTTTTTTGCATGGTTCTTTTGCAGAAACAGGCAAAGGTCATGGTACTGATAAAGCCATAGTAGGTGGCCTGTTAGGTATGGCTTGTGACGATGAAAGGTTACCAGAAAGCTTTGATGTAGCACAGGAGATGGGCTTTAAATTCACAATTCAGGCAGCTGATTTAGGTGATGTTCACCCTAACACTGCAAAGGTAATCATGCATGGCGTTTCAGGTCATAGCCTGGAAGTAGTTGCATCATCCATCGGTGGTGGACGTATTCAGGTAGTTATGCTTGATGGAGTGAAGGCCAACTTCTCCGGAGAAAGCCCTACACTTATAGTTCATAATGTTGATAAGCCAGGATACATTACTGAGGTTACAAGACTTCTTGGTATAGAACATATTAATATTGCCACTATGCAGCTCTATCGTAAAAAGCGTGGTGGAGAAGCTGTTATGGTAATTGAGTGTGATGAATGTGTACCAGATAGCACAATCAAAGAATTAGAAAAACTAGAAGGTATTATGAAGGTTTCATATTACTGTCCAGAGTAG
- the sdaAA gene encoding L-serine ammonia-lyase, iron-sulfur-dependent, subunit alpha: MFDSVEEICKLEENSGVSFWKIVQQDDYKERAVSEEESFENMKRMYTAMKESALNYDKTVKSNSGLVGGEAGLLREYLDSGNALVGDFAGRVMELALRVAEGNACMKRIVAAPTAGSCGVVPAVFIAAQEKLGLTDEKMTEALFVAAGVGEVIAARASLAGAEGGCQAEIGAASSMAAAGLVYLQGGNGRKSANAAALALKNLLGLACDPVAGLVEVPCVKRNVCGAMNAVTSAELTMAGIESRIPADEVFDAMSAVGKDMNPNIKETGKGGVAGTVTGQKIKDALTH; the protein is encoded by the coding sequence ATGTTTGATTCAGTAGAAGAGATTTGTAAATTAGAAGAGAATAGCGGAGTTTCTTTCTGGAAGATAGTTCAGCAGGACGATTACAAAGAACGCGCAGTTTCAGAGGAAGAATCCTTTGAAAATATGAAGCGCATGTACACAGCAATGAAGGAGTCTGCCCTTAATTACGACAAGACAGTGAAAAGCAACAGCGGCTTAGTAGGCGGTGAGGCAGGTCTTCTTAGAGAATACCTTGACAGTGGTAATGCTTTAGTTGGAGATTTTGCAGGCCGTGTTATGGAATTAGCTCTTCGTGTTGCTGAGGGTAATGCATGTATGAAACGAATTGTTGCTGCACCTACAGCCGGTTCATGTGGAGTTGTTCCAGCAGTATTTATAGCAGCCCAGGAGAAATTAGGACTTACTGATGAAAAGATGACAGAGGCTCTTTTTGTAGCAGCAGGAGTTGGTGAGGTAATAGCAGCTAGAGCATCACTTGCCGGTGCTGAAGGTGGCTGTCAGGCGGAAATCGGAGCAGCCAGCTCAATGGCAGCAGCAGGACTTGTATATCTTCAGGGAGGTAATGGCAGAAAGAGTGCTAATGCGGCAGCACTTGCTCTAAAAAACCTTCTTGGTCTTGCATGCGATCCTGTAGCAGGCCTGGTAGAGGTTCCATGTGTTAAACGAAATGTTTGTGGTGCTATGAATGCAGTTACATCAGCAGAGCTTACTATGGCTGGTATTGAAAGTCGAATTCCTGCAGATGAAGTGTTTGATGCCATGAGCGCTGTTGGAAAGGATATGAATCCTAATATAAAGGAAACTGGTAAAGGTGGAGTCGCTGGAACAGTAACTGGACAGAAAATTAAGGATGCTTTAACACATTAA
- a CDS encoding argininosuccinate synthase: MAQEKVVLAYSGGLDTTAIIPWLKENYGYEVICCCIDCGQGEELDGLSERAKASGASKLYIEDIVDDFCDNYIIPCVQAGAIYENKYLLGTAMARPGIAAKLVEIARKEGAVAICHGATGKGNDQIRFELGIKALAPDIKVIAPWRSDKWKLQSRQDEIDYCKAHGINLPFSTDQSYSRDRNLWHISHEGLELEDPSKEPNYDHLLMLTTPPEKAPDKPEYVTMTFEKGVPASVNGKKMKVSDIIKELNEIGGRNGVGIVDIVENRVVGMKSRGVYETPGGTILMEAHAQLEELCLDRATMEMKKEMGAKLAQVCYEGKWFTPLCDAIQAFVKSTQEYVTGEVKFKLYKGNIIKAGTTSPYSLYSESLASFTTGDLYDHHDAEGFITLWGLPLKVRAMKLAENQKTK; the protein is encoded by the coding sequence ATGGCACAGGAAAAAGTTGTACTTGCATATTCAGGTGGTCTTGATACCACAGCTATCATTCCATGGCTTAAGGAAAACTATGGATACGAAGTAATCTGCTGCTGTATCGATTGCGGACAGGGCGAGGAATTGGATGGCCTTTCAGAAAGAGCAAAAGCATCTGGCGCTTCTAAATTATATATAGAAGATATTGTTGACGATTTCTGCGACAACTACATCATACCTTGTGTACAGGCAGGTGCTATTTACGAAAACAAATACTTACTTGGAACTGCTATGGCTCGTCCAGGTATTGCTGCAAAGCTTGTAGAAATTGCTAGAAAAGAAGGTGCTGTTGCAATCTGCCATGGTGCTACAGGAAAAGGAAACGATCAAATTCGTTTCGAGCTTGGCATCAAAGCCCTTGCACCAGACATCAAAGTAATTGCTCCATGGAGAAGTGATAAGTGGAAGCTTCAGTCTCGTCAGGATGAAATCGACTACTGTAAGGCTCACGGCATTAATCTTCCATTCTCTACAGACCAGTCTTACAGCCGTGACAGAAATCTCTGGCACATCAGCCACGAAGGACTTGAGCTTGAAGATCCATCTAAGGAGCCAAACTACGATCATCTTTTAATGCTCACTACTCCACCTGAGAAGGCTCCAGACAAGCCAGAATATGTCACAATGACATTCGAAAAGGGTGTTCCAGCATCAGTAAATGGAAAGAAAATGAAGGTATCAGATATCATCAAAGAATTAAATGAAATTGGTGGTAGAAACGGGGTTGGTATTGTAGATATAGTAGAAAACCGTGTTGTAGGTATGAAATCTCGTGGCGTATATGAGACACCAGGCGGCACTATCCTCATGGAGGCACACGCTCAGCTTGAAGAGCTTTGTCTCGACCGCGCGACAATGGAAATGAAAAAAGAAATGGGTGCCAAGCTTGCACAGGTATGCTACGAAGGCAAATGGTTCACACCTCTTTGCGACGCCATCCAGGCATTCGTAAAATCAACACAAGAATACGTAACAGGCGAAGTTAAGTTCAAGCTCTACAAAGGCAACATCATCAAGGCCGGAACAACTTCTCCATACTCTCTATACTCAGAGTCACTTGCATCCTTCACAACTGGCGACCTTTACGATCACCACGACGCCGAAGGCTTCATCACACTTTGGGGCCTCCCACTTAAGGTCCGCGCCATGAAGCTTGCCGAAAACCAAAAGACTAAGTAA
- the argC gene encoding N-acetyl-gamma-glutamyl-phosphate reductase: MIKVGIIGATGYAGAEIVRILYSHPEAEIVWYGSRSYVDERFASIYKNMFTLVEDKCLDDNILELSKQVDVIFTATPQGYLAGVLTEEILSNCKVIDLSADYRIKDVATYEKWYGIEHKSPQFIEEAVYGLCEINRDKEVGARLIANPGCYTTCSILTAYPLVKAGLIDPTSIIIDAKSGTSGAGRGAKLPNLYCEVNESIKAYGVTSHRHTPEIEEQLGYACGQEIMINFTPHLVPMNRGILVTEYATLIKKDGKLPTEEQVMKAYHDMYDDEFFVRVLEYGECPETKWVEGSNFVDVSCKIDERTGRIVMMGALDNLVKGAAGQAVQNMNIIFGLDEKMGLDFAPMFP; encoded by the coding sequence ATGATTAAAGTAGGTATTATCGGTGCTACAGGATATGCTGGAGCAGAAATAGTAAGAATTCTATATAGTCATCCAGAGGCTGAAATCGTATGGTATGGTTCACGTTCATATGTGGATGAGAGATTTGCTTCTATATATAAGAACATGTTCACTTTGGTGGAAGATAAATGCTTGGATGATAATATTCTTGAGCTTTCAAAGCAAGTAGATGTTATTTTTACAGCAACCCCTCAGGGATATTTAGCAGGTGTTCTTACAGAAGAAATTCTTAGCAATTGTAAAGTAATCGATTTATCTGCTGATTATCGTATTAAGGATGTTGCTACATATGAAAAGTGGTATGGCATTGAGCACAAGAGCCCTCAGTTTATTGAGGAAGCAGTATACGGATTATGCGAAATCAATAGAGATAAGGAAGTAGGAGCAAGACTTATTGCAAATCCTGGTTGCTACACAACATGCTCGATACTTACAGCTTATCCACTTGTAAAGGCAGGTCTTATTGATCCTACATCAATTATTATTGATGCAAAGTCAGGAACCAGTGGTGCAGGCAGAGGAGCAAAGCTTCCTAATCTATATTGCGAGGTAAATGAAAGCATTAAGGCATATGGAGTTACATCACATCGCCACACACCTGAAATCGAAGAACAGCTTGGTTATGCATGTGGGCAGGAGATTATGATTAATTTCACACCACACCTTGTTCCTATGAATAGAGGCATTCTTGTTACAGAATATGCAACTCTTATTAAAAAGGACGGGAAGCTTCCTACAGAAGAGCAGGTTATGAAGGCTTATCACGACATGTATGATGATGAGTTCTTTGTGAGAGTTCTTGAATATGGCGAGTGTCCTGAAACAAAGTGGGTTGAAGGAAGTAATTTTGTAGATGTTAGCTGCAAGATTGATGAAAGAACAGGCCGAATCGTTATGATGGGTGCTCTTGATAATCTTGTTAAGGGCGCTGCAGGGCAGGCTGTTCAGAACATGAATATTATTTTTGGTTTAGATGAAAAGATGGGACTTGATTTTGCACCAATGTTCCCATAG
- a CDS encoding GNAT family N-acetyltransferase, with protein sequence MVVQENFKISMDLGVYTEYQIRTMEESDYKEVYELWTTIHGFAMRSLDDSKDGILKFIKRNPNTSVVAVVDGKIVGSILAGHDGRHGSFYHVCVHEDYRKHGIGKAMVTSAMVRLKNEGINKVQLVAFSGNEIGNHFWHAEGWRERGDYNTYDFVLNDENIIKFNS encoded by the coding sequence ATGGTTGTACAGGAAAATTTTAAGATCTCAATGGATTTAGGTGTATATACAGAGTATCAAATTCGCACCATGGAAGAGTCTGATTATAAAGAGGTTTATGAACTTTGGACAACAATTCATGGATTTGCAATGCGAAGCCTGGATGATTCAAAAGATGGAATCTTAAAGTTCATAAAAAGGAATCCAAATACATCTGTAGTGGCGGTGGTTGATGGCAAAATAGTTGGTTCTATTCTTGCTGGACATGATGGTCGCCATGGAAGCTTTTATCATGTTTGTGTTCATGAGGATTATCGCAAACACGGTATAGGAAAAGCTATGGTTACATCGGCAATGGTTCGTCTGAAAAACGAAGGAATCAATAAGGTTCAGCTGGTTGCCTTTTCTGGAAATGAAATTGGAAATCATTTTTGGCATGCAGAGGGATGGAGAGAGCGCGGAGATTACAACACATACGATTTCGTTTTAAATGACGAGAATATAATCAAATTTAATAGTTAA
- the argJ gene encoding bifunctional ornithine acetyltransferase/N-acetylglutamate synthase, with the protein MKVIDGGITAAQGFEAASTAAGIKYQGRTDMAMVYSKVPCVSAGTFTTNVVKAACVQWDMKIVKSDKPVQAVVINSGIANACTGQEGFNACEATARGVQEVLGVPYDTVAVASTGVIGMQLPVDKLVAGVKAMAPKLDGSVNAGTEASKAIMTTDTVNKEIAVSFEIDGVEVKLGGMSKGSGMIHPNMCTMLAFLGTDLDIEKELLQEAVSDVVADSFNMITVDGDTSTNDTLICMANGLAGNKKIIDKGKDYETFKEALSYVCTSLAKTMAADGEGASKLFEATIVNAKSKEDAKTLARAIVGSNLSKAAIFGCDANFGRFLCAMGYSGADFDQNDVELFFKSANGELKVFDKGTPIVFDEEEALKIMKADAVTVFVDMHEGDAEATAWGCDLTYDYVKINADYRS; encoded by the coding sequence ATGAAGGTTATAGATGGTGGCATAACAGCGGCACAAGGTTTTGAGGCAGCAAGCACAGCAGCAGGGATTAAATATCAGGGACGTACTGACATGGCAATGGTTTATTCAAAGGTGCCATGTGTATCTGCTGGAACATTCACAACTAATGTGGTTAAGGCAGCTTGCGTCCAGTGGGATATGAAAATTGTAAAATCTGACAAGCCAGTTCAGGCTGTAGTTATAAATTCAGGTATTGCAAATGCCTGTACAGGTCAGGAAGGCTTTAATGCATGTGAAGCTACAGCAAGAGGTGTTCAGGAGGTCCTTGGTGTACCTTACGATACTGTAGCAGTGGCATCTACTGGTGTAATCGGAATGCAGCTTCCTGTTGATAAGCTTGTGGCTGGGGTAAAAGCTATGGCACCAAAGCTTGATGGAAGTGTAAATGCAGGAACAGAAGCATCAAAGGCAATCATGACTACTGATACTGTAAATAAGGAGATTGCAGTTTCATTTGAGATAGATGGTGTGGAAGTAAAGCTTGGCGGAATGAGCAAAGGCTCAGGAATGATTCATCCTAATATGTGTACAATGCTTGCTTTCCTTGGCACAGATCTTGATATTGAAAAGGAGCTTCTGCAGGAAGCAGTCAGCGATGTGGTTGCAGATAGCTTTAACATGATTACAGTTGATGGAGACACATCCACAAATGATACACTTATCTGCATGGCAAATGGCTTGGCCGGCAACAAGAAAATCATTGATAAAGGTAAGGACTACGAGACATTCAAAGAAGCACTTTCATATGTTTGTACTAGTCTTGCTAAAACAATGGCTGCCGATGGAGAGGGAGCAAGCAAATTATTTGAAGCAACCATCGTAAATGCCAAGTCGAAAGAAGATGCAAAGACATTGGCACGTGCGATAGTTGGTTCAAATCTTTCAAAAGCTGCAATCTTTGGATGTGATGCAAACTTTGGTCGTTTCCTTTGTGCAATGGGATATTCTGGAGCAGACTTTGACCAGAATGACGTGGAGCTTTTCTTTAAGAGTGCAAATGGAGAGTTAAAGGTTTTTGATAAGGGAACACCTATTGTATTTGATGAGGAAGAGGCCCTTAAAATTATGAAAGCTGATGCTGTTACAGTATTTGTAGATATGCATGAAGGTGATGCAGAGGCTACAGCATGGGGCTGTGATTTGACCTATGATTACGTAAAGATTAATGCAGATTATCGCTCATAA
- the argB gene encoding acetylglutamate kinase, giving the protein MDKSMLAVMDKAEVLIEALPYIQRFNRKIIVVKYGGSAMIDEELKKQVIQDVTLLKLVGFKPIIVHGGGKEISRWVEKTGMEPEFINGLRKTDEATMEIAEMVLNKVNKSLVQNVQSLGVNAVGVSGKDGGLLKVQKKLSDGQDIGFVGEITEVNPKIIMDLLENDFLPIVCPIGMDENFVTYNINADDAACAIAKAVNAEKLAFLTDIEGVYKDKDDPDSLISELTVEEAKDLIGDGYIGGGMLPKLNNCIEAIEQGVSRVHILDGRIAHCLLLEIFTNKGIGTAIIGDKDTRYYNE; this is encoded by the coding sequence ATGGACAAGAGCATGTTAGCTGTTATGGACAAGGCAGAGGTTTTAATTGAAGCATTACCATATATTCAGCGTTTTAATCGAAAGATAATTGTTGTTAAATATGGCGGAAGTGCCATGATTGACGAAGAGCTCAAAAAGCAGGTTATTCAGGATGTTACTTTGCTTAAGCTTGTTGGATTCAAGCCAATCATCGTTCACGGTGGTGGTAAGGAAATCAGCCGTTGGGTTGAAAAGACAGGAATGGAGCCCGAATTTATTAATGGTCTTCGTAAAACAGATGAAGCCACAATGGAAATTGCAGAGATGGTTTTAAACAAGGTTAACAAATCACTTGTTCAGAACGTCCAATCCCTGGGAGTAAATGCAGTTGGTGTATCAGGAAAGGACGGCGGCCTTTTGAAGGTTCAGAAGAAGCTTTCTGATGGCCAGGATATTGGTTTTGTAGGAGAAATCACTGAGGTGAATCCAAAGATAATTATGGATTTACTTGAAAATGATTTTCTCCCAATCGTTTGTCCTATTGGAATGGATGAGAACTTTGTTACTTACAATATCAACGCAGATGATGCTGCATGTGCTATCGCAAAAGCGGTAAATGCCGAGAAGCTTGCTTTTCTTACAGATATTGAAGGAGTTTATAAGGATAAGGATGATCCAGATTCACTAATTTCTGAGCTGACTGTTGAGGAAGCCAAGGACTTGATTGGTGATGGATATATTGGCGGAGGAATGCTTCCAAAGCTTAACAATTGCATCGAAGCTATTGAACAGGGAGTTAGTCGTGTGCATATTTTGGATGGAAGAATAGCACATTGTCTTCTTCTTGAAATCTTTACTAACAAGGGAATTGGAACAGCTATTATTGGAGATAAGGATACGAGGTATTACAATGAATAA